The Streptomyces spororaveus genome includes a region encoding these proteins:
- a CDS encoding helix-turn-helix domain-containing protein, with amino-acid sequence MSIGNSNSPEEERPSTDDRSEDRIVERPVEGPSIGTALKKARIAAGLTVDEVSSTTRVRIPIVHAIEEDDFTRCGGDVYARGHIRTLARAVNLDPAPLVESYDAAHGGRPAPTPAAPMFDAERIRPERQRPNWTAAMVAAIVAVIGFVGFTAFSGGDEKDKRPVAEGSASPKPAPKQSAAKPVVPSQQTPPAAKPEPSDSAIAAAPKDLVTVVLTADTGESWISAKDSTGRLLFDGTLVQGESKTFTDKESVDLVLGDAGAVKLFVNGKEIKDDFQSGQVERLKYTKADPAQDQPQAG; translated from the coding sequence GTGTCCATCGGCAACTCCAACTCCCCCGAAGAAGAGCGGCCTTCGACCGACGACCGGTCCGAGGACCGCATCGTCGAACGTCCCGTCGAAGGCCCGTCCATCGGGACGGCCCTCAAGAAGGCCCGGATCGCCGCCGGGCTCACCGTCGACGAGGTCAGTTCCACCACCCGCGTGCGCATCCCGATCGTGCACGCGATCGAAGAGGACGACTTCACGCGGTGCGGCGGCGACGTCTACGCCCGCGGTCACATCCGTACGCTCGCCCGCGCCGTCAACCTCGATCCGGCACCGCTGGTCGAGAGCTACGACGCGGCCCACGGCGGCCGGCCGGCACCCACGCCCGCCGCGCCGATGTTCGACGCCGAGCGGATCCGTCCCGAGCGGCAGCGGCCCAACTGGACCGCGGCCATGGTCGCCGCCATCGTCGCCGTGATCGGCTTCGTGGGCTTCACCGCCTTCAGCGGTGGCGACGAGAAGGACAAGCGCCCGGTGGCGGAAGGTTCCGCCTCCCCCAAGCCCGCACCCAAGCAGAGCGCCGCCAAGCCGGTCGTACCGTCCCAGCAGACCCCGCCGGCGGCCAAGCCGGAGCCCTCGGACAGTGCGATCGCCGCCGCGCCCAAGGACCTCGTCACCGTGGTCCTGACGGCCGACACCGGCGAGAGCTGGATCTCCGCGAAGGACTCCACCGGCCGGCTGCTCTTCGACGGCACCCTCGTGCAGGGTGAGTCCAAGACCTTCACGGACAAGGAGTCCGTCGACCTCGTGCTCGGCGACGCCGGGGCCGTGAAGCTCTTCGTGAACGGCAAGGAGATCAAGGACGACTTCCAGTCGGGCCAGGTGGAGCGTCTGAAATACACGAAGGCCGACCCTGCCCAGGACCAGCCCCAGGCGGGCTGA
- a CDS encoding response regulator, producing the protein MVQKAKILLVDDRPENLLALEAILSALDQTLVRASSGEEALKALLTDDFAVILLDVQMPGMDGFETAAHIKRRERTRDIPIIFLTAINHGPHHTFRGYAAGAVDYISKPFDPWVLRAKVSVFVELYTKNCQLREQAALLRLQLEGGGSGGVDASKETAGLLAELSARLAAVEEQAEALTKQLGEDSADAGVVATAAHLERKLTGLRRALDALEPGTAGGAPVLPAQN; encoded by the coding sequence ATGGTGCAGAAGGCCAAGATCCTCCTGGTCGACGACCGGCCGGAGAATCTGCTGGCGCTGGAGGCCATCCTCTCCGCGCTCGATCAGACACTGGTCCGGGCGTCGTCGGGGGAGGAAGCGCTCAAGGCGCTGTTGACGGACGATTTCGCGGTCATCCTGCTGGATGTCCAGATGCCGGGCATGGACGGATTCGAAACGGCCGCGCACATCAAGCGGCGGGAACGGACCCGGGACATCCCGATCATCTTCCTCACCGCGATCAACCACGGTCCGCACCACACGTTCCGCGGTTACGCGGCGGGTGCGGTCGACTACATCTCCAAGCCCTTCGACCCGTGGGTGCTGCGGGCCAAGGTCTCGGTCTTCGTGGAGCTGTACACGAAGAACTGCCAACTGCGGGAGCAGGCGGCCCTGCTGCGGCTCCAGCTGGAGGGCGGCGGCTCGGGCGGCGTGGACGCGAGCAAGGAGACGGCCGGACTGCTGGCCGAGCTCTCCGCCCGCCTCGCGGCGGTCGAGGAGCAGGCCGAGGCGCTGACCAAACAGCTCGGCGAGGACTCGGCCGACGCCGGTGTGGTGGCGACCGCGGCGCACCTGGAGCGCAAACTCACCGGACTGCGGCGGGCACTCGACGCCCTGGAGCCCGGGACCGCCGGAGGGGCTCCGGTCCTGCCCGCGCAGAACTGA
- the rimO gene encoding 30S ribosomal protein S12 methylthiotransferase RimO, giving the protein MPERRTVALVTLGCARNEVDSEELAGRLAADGWELVEDAADADVAVVNTCGFVEAAKKDSVDALLEANDLKDHGKTQAVVAVGCMAERYGKELAEALPEADGVLGFDDYADISDRLQTILNGGIHASHTPRDRRKLLPISPAARQDAEVALPGHAQEPEAAPADLPEGLAPASGPRAPLRRRLDKSPVASVKLASGCDRRCSFCAIPSFRGSFISRRPSDVLGETRWLAEQGVKEIMLVSENNTSYGKDLGDIRLLETLLPELAEVDGIERVRVSYLQPAEMRPGLIDVLTSTPKVVPYFDLSFQHSAPDVLRSMRRFGDTDRFLELLDTIRSKAPTAGVRSNFIVGFPGEKESDFAELERFLTHARLDAIGVFGYSDEDGTEAVTYENKLDEDTIAERLAHMQRLAEELTSQRAEERIGETLEVLVETVEAVDEDGEGAYGRAAHQAPETDGQVVFTDSTGLVPGRIVTAKVVGTLGVDLVAEPLGMDLEEAAG; this is encoded by the coding sequence ATGCCCGAACGCCGTACCGTCGCCCTTGTCACTCTTGGCTGCGCCCGTAACGAGGTGGACTCGGAGGAGCTCGCAGGCCGCTTGGCGGCGGATGGCTGGGAGCTCGTCGAGGACGCCGCCGATGCGGACGTAGCCGTCGTCAACACCTGCGGCTTCGTCGAAGCCGCCAAGAAGGACTCCGTAGACGCCCTCCTGGAAGCCAACGATCTCAAGGATCACGGCAAGACCCAGGCCGTCGTCGCCGTCGGCTGTATGGCCGAGCGCTACGGCAAGGAACTCGCCGAAGCGCTCCCCGAGGCCGACGGAGTCCTCGGATTCGACGACTACGCCGACATCTCCGACCGCCTCCAGACCATCCTCAACGGCGGCATCCACGCCTCCCACACCCCGCGTGACCGGCGCAAGCTGCTGCCGATCAGCCCCGCGGCCCGCCAGGACGCCGAGGTGGCCCTGCCCGGCCACGCCCAGGAGCCCGAGGCCGCCCCCGCGGACCTCCCCGAGGGCCTGGCGCCCGCCTCCGGGCCGCGCGCCCCGCTGCGCCGCCGCCTGGACAAGAGCCCCGTCGCCTCGGTCAAGCTGGCCTCCGGCTGCGACCGGCGCTGCTCCTTCTGCGCCATCCCGTCCTTCCGCGGCTCCTTCATCTCCCGCCGCCCCAGCGACGTGCTGGGCGAGACGCGCTGGCTCGCCGAGCAGGGCGTCAAGGAGATCATGCTGGTCTCCGAGAACAACACCTCCTACGGCAAGGACCTCGGCGACATCCGGCTGCTGGAGACCCTGCTGCCCGAGCTCGCCGAGGTGGACGGCATCGAGCGCGTCCGCGTCAGCTACCTCCAGCCCGCCGAGATGCGCCCCGGCCTGATCGACGTACTCACCTCGACCCCCAAGGTCGTGCCGTACTTCGACCTGTCCTTCCAGCACTCGGCCCCCGACGTGCTGCGCTCCATGCGCCGCTTCGGTGACACCGACCGCTTCCTGGAGCTGCTGGACACCATCCGCTCCAAGGCCCCGACGGCGGGCGTCCGCTCCAACTTCATCGTCGGCTTCCCGGGCGAGAAGGAATCGGACTTCGCCGAGCTGGAGCGTTTCCTCACCCACGCGCGCCTCGACGCCATCGGCGTCTTCGGCTACTCCGACGAGGACGGCACCGAGGCCGTCACCTACGAGAACAAGCTGGACGAGGACACCATCGCCGAGCGGCTCGCGCACATGCAGCGGCTCGCCGAGGAGCTCACCTCGCAGCGTGCCGAGGAGCGCATCGGGGAGACTCTCGAAGTGCTCGTCGAGACGGTGGAAGCCGTCGACGAGGACGGCGAGGGCGCCTACGGGCGTGCCGCGCACCAGGCGCCCGAAACGGACGGCCAGGTGGTCTTCACGGACAGCACGGGTCTGGTCCCCGGGCGTATCGTCACGGCAAAGGTGGTCGGCACCCTGGGAGTGGACCTGGTGGCCGAGCCCCTCGGCATGGATCTTGAGGAGGCGGCCGGATGA
- the pgsA gene encoding CDP-diacylglycerol--glycerol-3-phosphate 3-phosphatidyltransferase, with amino-acid sequence MTGVPASAAGEAGRRPVPGAKLGAAAVNQASLWNIANILTMIRLVLVPGFVLLLLADGGYDPAWRAWAWAAFAVAMITDIFDGHLARTYNLVTDFGKIADPIADKAIMGSALICLSWLGDLPWWVTGVILGRELGITLLRFWVIRYGVIPASRGGKMKTLAQGTAVGMYVLALTGALATMRFWVMAIAVVLTVVTGLDYIRQAVVLRRQGLAAERAAR; translated from the coding sequence ATGACCGGAGTCCCGGCATCTGCGGCGGGCGAGGCCGGCCGCCGGCCCGTACCCGGCGCGAAGCTGGGGGCCGCGGCGGTCAATCAGGCCAGCCTGTGGAACATCGCCAACATCCTGACGATGATCCGGCTCGTGCTCGTGCCGGGCTTCGTCCTGCTGCTGCTCGCCGACGGGGGCTACGACCCCGCCTGGCGGGCCTGGGCCTGGGCGGCGTTCGCCGTCGCCATGATCACGGACATCTTCGACGGGCACCTGGCCCGGACGTACAACCTGGTCACGGACTTCGGCAAGATCGCCGACCCCATCGCCGACAAGGCGATCATGGGGTCGGCGCTGATCTGTCTCTCCTGGCTCGGTGACCTCCCCTGGTGGGTGACCGGGGTGATCCTCGGACGGGAGCTCGGGATCACCCTGCTCCGCTTCTGGGTCATCCGCTACGGAGTGATTCCGGCCAGCCGGGGCGGAAAGATGAAGACCCTGGCCCAGGGCACGGCCGTGGGCATGTACGTACTCGCCCTGACCGGGGCGCTGGCGACCATGCGCTTCTGGGTGATGGCGATCGCCGTCGTGCTGACCGTTGTCACCGGTTTGGACTACATCCGTCAGGCGGTCGTGCTGCGCCGCCAGGGTCTCGCCGCGGAGCGGGCCGCGAGGTGA
- a CDS encoding FtsK/SpoIIIE family DNA translocase, protein MASRTSGKGSQSTAGTAKGRTGRTAAPAKKAAPVRKPPAKKAAAAKRAPAKKAAVKPAPSPTGGVVRLVRALWLGCAHAVGAVFRGIGQGARNLDPAHRKDGVALLLLALALIVAAGTWSNLSGPVGDLVTMLITGLFGRLDLLVPILLGVMAVRFIRHPEQTDANGRIGIGLSALVIGVLGLVHIACGAPGRDEGTTAMQNAGGLIGWGASKPLIFTMGAPLAVPMLVLLTIFGLLVVTATPVNAIPQRLRRLGIRLGIIAPNEYDEGYGEAEGAAGERHDPERWLARGGAAEGSGDRVDEAEEEALARRRRPRRTPARPAMERGMDAVDVAAAAAAALDGAVYGGMPPSPLVADLTQGITPEREAAEPTAPVPTARAGRPVPDTTPASAPEAAAEASAGQPHATTAAASGTLSVPDLTKAPPQTQALPPRAEQLQLRGDITYALPSLDLLEKGGPGKTRSAANDAVVASLRNVFTEFKVDADVTGFTRGPTVTRYEVTLGAAVKVERITALTKNIAYAVASPDVRIISPIPGKSAVGIEIPNTDREMVNLGDVLRLADAAEDDHPMLVALGKDVEGGYVMANLAKMPHVLVAGATGSGKSSCINCLITSVMVRATPEDVRMVLVDPKRVELTAYEGIPHLITPIITNPKRAAEALQWVVREMDLRYDDLAAFGYRHIDDFNQAIRDGKIKLPPGSERELSPYPYLLVIVDELADLMMVAPRDVEDSIVRITQLARAAGIHLVLATQRPSVDVVTGLIKANVPSRLAFATSSLADSRVILDQPGAEKLIGKGDGLFLPMGANKPVRLQGAFVTEDEIAGIVQHCKDQMAPVFRDDVTVGQKQKKEIDEDIGDDLDLLCQAAELVVSTQFGSTSMLQRKLRVGFAKAGRLMDLMESRGIVGPSEGSKARDVLLKADDLDGVLAVIRGEAHP, encoded by the coding sequence ATGGCCTCACGTACGTCCGGTAAGGGTTCCCAGAGCACCGCGGGCACCGCGAAGGGCCGCACCGGCCGTACGGCGGCGCCGGCGAAGAAGGCCGCGCCCGTGCGCAAGCCTCCGGCGAAGAAGGCCGCGGCCGCCAAGCGTGCCCCGGCCAAGAAGGCCGCGGTCAAGCCCGCGCCCTCCCCGACCGGGGGCGTGGTGCGGCTGGTGCGCGCCCTCTGGCTCGGCTGCGCGCACGCGGTCGGTGCCGTCTTCCGCGGAATCGGCCAGGGGGCCCGGAACCTCGACCCCGCTCACCGCAAGGACGGCGTGGCGCTGCTGCTGCTCGCCCTCGCGCTGATCGTGGCCGCGGGCACCTGGTCGAATCTGAGCGGTCCGGTCGGGGACCTGGTCACGATGCTGATCACCGGTCTCTTCGGCCGGCTGGATCTGCTCGTGCCGATCCTGCTCGGCGTCATGGCGGTACGTTTCATCCGCCATCCCGAGCAGACCGACGCCAACGGCCGGATCGGCATCGGGCTGTCGGCCCTCGTCATCGGGGTCCTGGGCCTGGTCCACATCGCCTGCGGGGCGCCCGGCCGGGACGAGGGCACCACCGCGATGCAGAACGCGGGCGGGCTCATCGGCTGGGGCGCCTCCAAGCCGCTGATCTTCACCATGGGTGCGCCGCTGGCCGTGCCCATGCTGGTGCTGCTCACGATCTTCGGCCTGCTCGTGGTCACCGCGACCCCGGTCAACGCGATCCCGCAGCGGCTGCGCCGGCTCGGCATCCGGCTCGGGATCATCGCCCCGAACGAGTACGACGAGGGCTACGGCGAGGCCGAAGGCGCTGCCGGCGAGCGGCACGACCCGGAGCGGTGGCTGGCCCGTGGCGGAGCCGCCGAGGGCTCCGGGGACCGGGTGGACGAGGCCGAGGAGGAGGCGCTCGCCCGGCGGCGCAGGCCGCGCAGGACCCCGGCCCGGCCCGCCATGGAGCGGGGGATGGACGCCGTGGACGTGGCCGCGGCGGCCGCCGCCGCGCTGGACGGGGCGGTCTACGGCGGAATGCCGCCCTCCCCGCTCGTCGCCGACCTCACGCAGGGGATCACTCCCGAGCGGGAGGCCGCGGAGCCCACCGCTCCCGTGCCGACCGCCCGCGCGGGGCGTCCCGTACCGGACACCACCCCCGCGAGCGCGCCCGAAGCGGCCGCCGAGGCCTCCGCCGGGCAGCCGCACGCCACCACCGCCGCGGCCTCGGGGACGCTGTCGGTGCCTGACCTGACCAAGGCCCCGCCGCAGACCCAGGCGCTGCCGCCGCGCGCCGAGCAGCTCCAGCTGCGCGGGGACATCACGTACGCGCTGCCCTCGCTCGACCTGCTGGAGAAGGGCGGGCCCGGCAAGACCCGCAGCGCCGCGAACGACGCGGTGGTCGCCTCCCTGCGCAACGTCTTCACCGAGTTCAAGGTCGACGCGGACGTCACGGGATTCACCCGGGGTCCGACCGTCACCCGGTACGAGGTCACCCTGGGCGCGGCGGTCAAGGTCGAGCGGATCACCGCGCTCACCAAGAACATCGCCTACGCCGTGGCCTCGCCGGACGTCAGGATCATCAGCCCGATCCCGGGCAAGTCCGCGGTCGGCATCGAGATCCCCAACACCGACCGCGAGATGGTCAACCTGGGCGACGTGCTGCGCCTCGCGGACGCGGCCGAGGACGACCACCCGATGCTGGTGGCCCTCGGCAAGGACGTCGAGGGCGGCTACGTCATGGCCAACCTCGCGAAGATGCCGCACGTGCTCGTCGCCGGCGCCACCGGTTCCGGCAAGTCCTCCTGCATCAACTGCCTGATCACCTCGGTCATGGTGCGGGCCACCCCGGAGGACGTCCGGATGGTGCTCGTGGACCCCAAGCGCGTCGAGCTGACGGCGTACGAGGGCATCCCGCACCTGATCACCCCGATCATCACCAACCCCAAGCGGGCCGCCGAGGCGCTCCAGTGGGTCGTGCGCGAGATGGACCTGCGCTACGACGACCTGGCCGCCTTCGGCTACCGGCACATCGACGACTTCAACCAGGCCATCCGGGACGGCAAGATCAAACTGCCGCCGGGCAGCGAGCGGGAGCTCAGCCCGTACCCGTACCTGCTGGTGATCGTCGACGAGCTGGCCGACCTGATGATGGTGGCCCCGCGCGACGTCGAGGACTCGATCGTCCGCATCACCCAGTTGGCCCGCGCGGCCGGCATCCACCTCGTGCTCGCCACCCAGCGGCCCTCGGTGGACGTGGTCACCGGTCTGATCAAGGCGAACGTGCCCTCGCGCCTGGCCTTCGCCACCTCCTCGCTCGCCGACAGCCGGGTCATCCTCGACCAGCCGGGCGCCGAGAAGCTCATCGGCAAGGGCGACGGGCTGTTCCTGCCGATGGGCGCCAACAAGCCGGTCCGCCTCCAGGGCGCCTTCGTCACCGAGGACGAGATCGCCGGGATCGTCCAGCACTGCAAGGACCAGATGGCGCCCGTCTTCCGGGACGACGTCACCGTCGGGCAGAAGCAGAAGAAGGAGATCGACGAGGACATCGGCGACGACCTGGACCTGTTGTGCCAGGCGGCGGAGCTGGTGGTCTCCACGCAGTTCGGGTCCACCTCGATGCTCCAGCGCAAGCTGCGGGTGGGCTTCGCGAAGGCCGGGCGGCTCATGGACCTCATGGAGTCGCGGGGAATCGTCGGCCCCAGCGAGGGCTCGAAGGCGCGCGACGTCCTGCTGAAGGCCGATGACCTGGACGGAGTGCTCGCCGTCATCAGGGGCGAGGCCCATCCGTAA